Within Azoarcus sp. DD4, the genomic segment GATCGCCTTGGCGACGTAGCCGATGTTCTTGGAGTTCAGCGCGGCCAGACAGATACGGCCGGTGGAGACCGCGTAGATGCCGAAGTCGGTCTTCAGCTTCTCGACCTGGGCGGCGCTGAGGCCGGTGTAGGAGAACATACCGCGCTGCTTGATGACGAAGGAGAAGTCCTGCGCCACGCCTTCGGCCTTGAGCTGCTCGACCAGGCCGGTACGCATGGCGCGGATACGGTCGCGCATGCCGGCGAGCTCGTCTTCCCACTGCTGGCGCAGTTCGGCGGAGTTCAGCACTGCGGCCACGATCGCGCCACCGTGGATCGGCGGGTTGGAGTAGTTGGTACGGATCACGCGCTTGACCTGCGACAGTACGCGGGCGGATTCGTCCTTGCTGGCGGTGACGATGGAGAGCGCGCCGACGCGTTCGCCGTAGAGCGAGAAGCTCTTCGAGAACGAGCTGGAGACGAAGAACTGCAGGCCGCTGGCCGAGAAGGCACGCACCGCCACCGCGTCGGCGTCGATGCCGTCGGCGAAGCCCTGGTAGGCCATGTCGAGGAAGGGCACCAGGCCGCGGGTGCGGCAGGCCGCAACCACTTCATCCCACTGGGCGTCGCTGAGGTCGGCGCCGGTCGGGTTGTGGCAGCAGGCGTGCAGCACGATGATCGAG encodes:
- a CDS encoding amino acid aminotransferase: MSASIFAAVELAPRDPILGLNEAFAADTRAEKVNLGVGVYYDDNGKIPLLAAVRAAEKARLEAMPPRGYQPIEGPAAYNNAVQNLLLGKDSALIANGQVVTVEALGGTGALKVGADYLKRLLPGASVYISDPSWENHRALFESAGFPVETYPYYDAATRGVNFAGMKATLESLPAGSIIVLHACCHNPTGADLSDAQWDEVVAACRTRGLVPFLDMAYQGFADGIDADAVAVRAFSASGLQFFVSSSFSKSFSLYGERVGALSIVTASKDESARVLSQVKRVIRTNYSNPPIHGGAIVAAVLNSAELRQQWEDELAGMRDRIRAMRTGLVEQLKAEGVAQDFSFVIKQRGMFSYTGLSAAQVEKLKTDFGIYAVSTGRICLAALNSKNIGYVAKAIAAVVKA